One Streptomyces drozdowiczii DNA segment encodes these proteins:
- a CDS encoding sodium:solute symporter family protein: MNAAVATSVFGVFMVATVALGLLAVRGRRGGGGGLAEWSVGGRSLGSVFIWVLMAGEGYTSFSYLGAAGWGYNYGAPVLYVVAYMSCGYAVGYVVGPMLWAYARKHGLVGITDMVAHRFGRPWLGALVAVLATVFLLPYIQLQITGMGVVVSTISYGTISLNWAYFIAFAVTTGFVVVSGLRGSAWVSVLKDLLVIVTLGFLAIYVPVHYFDGYGPFLDRLVTEKSEWLTFPGHGDSGLGQAWFITTSFLNSLTVVIFPTTVAGYLGAKNADVLRRNAMWLPAYNVLLFVPMLLGMAALFVVPGLVGAESNLALFKLVTDSLPAWSVGVIGVAAALSSIVPMAVFMLVIGTMWGRSVLSLVPRWERRQKGAAQLVVVAAGSLALLLTYTAPNTLVRLSLISYEGMAQLLPMVLLGLMWRRLTLLGALSGLVVGVGVVCGFVFTEHDPVWGVNAGIVALAANLAVALAVTYAGPRERDARPDDEVLARDELEADRVAVNAR; the protein is encoded by the coding sequence GTGAACGCCGCCGTCGCGACCTCCGTCTTCGGGGTCTTCATGGTCGCCACCGTCGCCCTGGGGCTGCTCGCCGTACGCGGCAGACGCGGCGGCGGGGGCGGGCTCGCCGAGTGGTCGGTGGGCGGGCGGAGCCTCGGCAGCGTCTTCATCTGGGTGCTGATGGCCGGCGAGGGCTACACCAGCTTCAGCTACCTCGGCGCCGCCGGCTGGGGCTACAACTACGGCGCGCCCGTCCTCTACGTCGTCGCGTACATGTCCTGCGGTTACGCCGTCGGCTACGTCGTCGGGCCCATGCTGTGGGCGTACGCGCGCAAGCACGGTCTCGTCGGGATCACCGACATGGTGGCGCACCGCTTCGGGCGGCCCTGGCTCGGCGCGCTCGTCGCCGTCCTCGCGACCGTGTTCCTGCTGCCGTACATCCAGCTCCAGATCACCGGCATGGGCGTCGTCGTCTCCACGATCTCGTACGGCACCATCAGCCTGAACTGGGCGTACTTCATCGCCTTCGCCGTCACCACCGGCTTCGTCGTCGTCAGCGGGCTGCGCGGCAGCGCCTGGGTGTCCGTGCTGAAGGACCTGCTGGTCATCGTCACGCTCGGCTTCCTCGCGATCTACGTGCCCGTGCACTACTTCGACGGCTACGGGCCCTTCCTCGACCGGCTCGTCACCGAGAAGAGCGAGTGGCTGACCTTCCCCGGCCACGGGGACAGCGGCCTCGGACAGGCGTGGTTCATCACCACCTCGTTCCTGAACTCCCTCACCGTCGTGATCTTCCCGACCACCGTCGCCGGCTACCTCGGCGCCAAGAACGCCGACGTGCTGCGCCGCAACGCGATGTGGCTGCCCGCCTACAACGTCCTCCTCTTCGTCCCCATGCTGCTCGGCATGGCGGCGCTGTTCGTCGTGCCGGGACTCGTCGGCGCCGAGTCCAACCTCGCGCTCTTCAAGCTCGTCACGGACTCGCTGCCCGCCTGGTCCGTCGGGGTCATCGGGGTCGCCGCCGCGCTCTCCTCGATCGTGCCCATGGCCGTGTTCATGCTGGTCATCGGCACGATGTGGGGCCGCAGCGTGCTCTCGCTCGTGCCCCGCTGGGAACGCCGGCAGAAGGGCGCCGCGCAGCTGGTCGTCGTGGCCGCGGGCTCCCTCGCGCTGCTCCTCACGTACACCGCCCCCAACACCCTCGTACGCCTCTCGCTCATCTCGTACGAGGGAATGGCGCAGCTGCTCCCCATGGTGCTGCTGGGGCTGATGTGGCGGCGGCTGACGCTGCTCGGGGCGCTGTCCGGGCTCGTCGTCGGGGTCGGCGTGGTGTGCGGGTTCGTCTTCACGGAGCACGACCCGGTCTGGGGCGTGAACGCGGGCATCGTCGCCCTCGCCGCCAACCTGGCCGTCGCGCTGGCGGTGACGTACGCCGGTCCGCGCGAGCGCGACGCACGGCCGGACGACGAGGTGCTGGCCCGGGACGAGCTGGAGGCGGACCGGGTGGCCGTCAACGCACGTTGA
- a CDS encoding DUF6412 domain-containing protein, which produces MGTDAMSRVRDGLSRVLRPAGLLLFLLTEVLLAEGGSLSAAVALAATAAAGTALVACSVISARCAAPVPRTRVRTAMRDREKRTAFLPQRDPDAQGRRRPRAPGRALLTAA; this is translated from the coding sequence ATGGGCACCGACGCCATGAGCCGCGTACGCGACGGCCTCTCCCGCGTCCTGCGCCCCGCCGGGCTGCTCCTCTTCCTGCTCACCGAGGTGCTCCTCGCCGAGGGCGGCAGCCTCTCCGCCGCCGTCGCGCTCGCCGCCACGGCGGCCGCCGGCACCGCGCTCGTCGCCTGCTCGGTCATCAGCGCCCGCTGCGCCGCCCCGGTGCCCCGCACCCGGGTGCGCACCGCCATGCGCGACCGGGAGAAGCGCACCGCGTTCCTCCCGCAACGGGACCCGGACGCCCAGGGGCGCCGCCGCCCCCGAGCACCGGGCCGTGCCCTCCTGACGGCCGCGTAA
- a CDS encoding DUF3311 domain-containing protein, which translates to MLVPYVLYLGVLPFVNRVRPVVLGLPFLFFWLLGATLLTPVAVWLTRRGDRR; encoded by the coding sequence TTGCTGGTCCCCTACGTGCTCTACCTCGGGGTGCTGCCGTTCGTGAACCGGGTCCGGCCCGTCGTTCTCGGGCTGCCGTTCCTCTTCTTCTGGCTGCTCGGGGCGACCCTCCTGACCCCCGTCGCCGTATGGCTGACCCGGCGGGGTGACCGCCGGTGA
- a CDS encoding DNA cytosine methyltransferase: MRGLVSGLRFVDVCAGAGGLALGLEQAGFDPVLLLDRKAVACETLGLNRPHWKVLEMDLLDFVPDEHPQTYDVDLLSAGLPRVKSSATAARAETDEEEQLLRAAVLLAHSIQPRAVILENVPGLVDAGAFEPLRGFVRKELEHLGYRLHWFILNAADFGVPQDRKQGVLVALKDRYFDRFRPPAPTVQDHVPVGRALRDSMAARGWSGADAWAAQAISVAPTLVGGSDNRGGADLGPTGTKAAWARMGVNGGTLANQVPGPEDDAGQGLIKLTDAQAALLQGFPTEWRFAGLKTARYRQIGHASPPPVGKALGLAIAAALRD; this comes from the coding sequence ATGCGGGGGCTCGTGAGCGGATTGCGGTTCGTGGACGTGTGCGCGGGGGCCGGTGGGCTGGCGCTCGGACTGGAGCAGGCCGGGTTCGATCCGGTGCTCCTGCTGGACAGGAAGGCGGTGGCCTGCGAGACGCTGGGCCTGAACCGGCCGCACTGGAAGGTCCTGGAGATGGACCTGCTGGACTTCGTCCCGGACGAGCACCCGCAGACGTACGACGTCGACCTGTTGTCCGCCGGTCTCCCCCGCGTGAAGTCGAGCGCCACCGCGGCGAGGGCCGAGACGGACGAGGAGGAACAGCTGCTCAGGGCGGCGGTCCTGCTCGCCCATTCGATCCAGCCGCGTGCCGTGATCCTCGAGAACGTGCCGGGGCTGGTCGACGCCGGCGCCTTCGAGCCCTTGCGCGGGTTCGTCCGGAAGGAGCTGGAGCACCTCGGGTATCGACTCCACTGGTTCATCCTGAACGCGGCGGACTTCGGGGTGCCGCAGGACCGGAAGCAAGGGGTGCTCGTCGCGCTGAAGGACCGGTATTTCGACCGCTTCCGGCCACCGGCGCCCACGGTCCAGGACCATGTGCCGGTGGGGAGGGCGCTTCGGGACTCCATGGCTGCCCGGGGGTGGAGCGGGGCGGACGCTTGGGCGGCGCAGGCCATCTCGGTGGCGCCGACGCTGGTCGGCGGCTCCGACAACCGAGGGGGCGCCGACCTGGGACCTACGGGTACAAAGGCCGCCTGGGCGCGGATGGGGGTCAACGGCGGGACGCTGGCCAACCAGGTCCCCGGGCCCGAGGACGACGCCGGCCAGGGGCTGATCAAGCTCACGGATGCGCAGGCCGCGCTGCTGCAGGGCTTCCCGACCGAGTGGCGCTTCGCGGGTCTGAAGACCGCGCGGTACCGCCAGATCGGGCATGCGTCGCCGCCGCCGGTGGGGAAGGCATTGGGGCTGGCGATCGCGGCGGCGTTGCGTGATTGA
- a CDS encoding very short patch repair endonuclease, with protein MSTAKPSSPTVSARMSRQASRDTAPEVAVRKLLHASGYRYRLNERVPHMSRRTIDIAFTRAKVAVFLDGCFWHGCPEHATQPKSNAEWWRQKLDRNMARDAETTAHLVAEGWTVLRFWEHQAPVEVAEKVAETVDRERSAGRTERGCGGS; from the coding sequence ATGAGTACCGCCAAACCCTCTTCCCCGACCGTCTCCGCCCGTATGAGTCGCCAGGCGAGCCGGGACACCGCGCCCGAGGTGGCGGTCCGGAAGCTGCTGCACGCCTCCGGTTACCGCTACCGCCTCAACGAGCGGGTGCCCCACATGTCCCGGCGAACGATCGACATCGCGTTCACCCGGGCCAAGGTGGCGGTGTTCCTGGACGGCTGCTTCTGGCACGGCTGCCCCGAGCACGCGACGCAGCCGAAGTCGAACGCCGAGTGGTGGCGGCAGAAGCTCGATCGGAACATGGCGCGCGACGCGGAGACCACGGCTCATCTGGTGGCCGAGGGATGGACGGTCCTGCGCTTCTGGGAGCACCAAGCGCCGGTCGAGGTCGCGGAGAAGGTCGCGGAGACGGTCGATCGTGAGAGGTCCGCCGGGCGGACGGAACGGGGATGCGGGGGCTCGTGA
- a CDS encoding DNA cytosine methyltransferase encodes MTPRPHPPLLPASFRIVDLFAGPGGLDIAATVMGVESIGVEWDDPTRATRDAAGLRTTTEKDVAALGPCDPQVQDANVLTGGPPCQSFSVAGNREGHKALEDVKRLAGCLVSARDRKSFDTIWNEVKRETDSMSDERTGFVLQPLRWIMEAKLKRKRPYDVVVLEQVPTVLPVWKHYAELLRGIGYAADAHVLQAEAFGVPQTRRRAVLIARWDPKDSGRGVYFPEPTHRPYRKAVEQQGDALFAPPKPPKSSKDGRKKESWVSVGAALAATRPRDFVLVSNYGSGGDPKNRGRRTSEEPAATITGKFRRNRLFLLKENEAGEKEVGEELDRLSFEEGGLLQSFPARYPWRSTDVAQQIGNAIPPRLSLHILSAALLGGPPEKEWFTRLAEWKPPTDSLDKDTPESP; translated from the coding sequence ATGACCCCCAGGCCCCACCCACCACTCCTACCTGCAAGTTTCCGCATCGTGGACTTGTTCGCCGGACCGGGGGGCCTCGATATCGCCGCTACGGTCATGGGAGTGGAGAGCATCGGGGTCGAGTGGGACGACCCGACGCGCGCGACGCGCGACGCGGCCGGTCTGCGTACCACCACGGAGAAGGACGTCGCCGCCCTGGGCCCGTGCGACCCCCAGGTGCAGGACGCGAACGTCCTCACCGGTGGCCCGCCCTGCCAGTCGTTCTCCGTGGCCGGCAACCGGGAGGGCCACAAGGCTCTGGAGGATGTGAAGCGGCTGGCCGGCTGTCTGGTCTCCGCGAGGGACCGTAAGTCCTTCGACACCATTTGGAACGAGGTCAAGCGCGAGACCGATTCCATGTCCGACGAACGCACGGGCTTCGTGCTGCAGCCCCTGCGCTGGATCATGGAGGCGAAGCTCAAGCGCAAAAGGCCCTACGACGTCGTGGTGCTGGAACAGGTCCCCACGGTGCTGCCGGTGTGGAAGCACTACGCCGAACTGCTCCGAGGCATTGGCTACGCGGCCGACGCCCACGTCCTGCAAGCCGAGGCATTCGGCGTCCCCCAGACGCGCCGGCGTGCCGTGCTGATCGCCCGGTGGGATCCGAAGGACTCGGGAAGGGGCGTGTACTTCCCGGAACCGACCCACAGGCCGTACCGCAAAGCGGTCGAACAGCAGGGCGACGCCTTGTTCGCCCCGCCGAAGCCGCCCAAGAGTTCCAAGGACGGCAGGAAGAAGGAGTCCTGGGTGTCGGTCGGCGCCGCTCTCGCCGCCACCCGGCCCCGCGACTTCGTCCTGGTGTCCAACTACGGTTCGGGCGGCGACCCGAAGAATCGGGGGCGCCGCACCTCCGAGGAGCCGGCCGCGACGATCACCGGCAAGTTCCGTCGCAACCGGCTCTTCCTCCTGAAGGAGAACGAGGCGGGCGAGAAGGAGGTCGGGGAGGAACTGGACCGGCTCTCGTTCGAAGAGGGCGGACTCCTCCAGTCGTTCCCCGCCCGCTACCCGTGGCGTTCGACCGATGTGGCCCAGCAGATCGGGAACGCCATCCCGCCACGTCTCTCCCTGCACATCCTGAGCGCCGCGCTGCTGGGTGGGCCTCCGGAGAAGGAGTGGTTCACCCGGCTCGCGGAGTGGAAGCCACCGACCGACTCCCTGGACAAGGACACCCCCGAAAGCCCCTGA